Below is a window of Geminocystis sp. M7585_C2015_104 DNA.
GTCTGCCCCGCAAGCCAGGGCACTTTTGGGCAGGGAGGGGTGAAAGGAAAAATGTGCTCCATGGGCTTCGTCTACGATCAAAGGTATGTTATACTGGTGGACAAAATGGGCTATTGTGGTCAAATCGGCGCAAATCCCGTGATAGGTGGGAGAGACTAGCAAAACGGCACTAGTGTCGGGGTTGGCGGCAAGGGCATTGGCAATCTGCGGGGGGGAGAGGTTATAACATAAGTCGAAGTTGGCATCGTAGGCCGGGGTTAGGAATATGGGGGTAGCACCGGAGAGGATTAGGCCGAAAATGGCTGATTGATGGGCATTCCTGGGGAGGATTATCTTCTTCCCCTCGCCACAGGTAGCTATAATGGCGGCAATAACACCACAAGTGGTGCCATTGGCCAAAAACCAAGTTTGGGACGCCCCGAAGGTTTCTGCTGCCAGTTGTTGGGCTTGTTGTATCACCCCAGTGGGATGGAACAGATTGTCTAATTCTGGCAATTCTGGCAAATCATGACGAAAAACTGCTTCCCCTAGTAATTCCCTGAGAGTGGGATTGATGCCCCTGCCTTTCTTATGCCCTGGTGTACAAAAAACTGCCTCCCGTCTTCCGGCTACTTCTGCCAGCTTAGTTACGAGAGGCATCTGGTCTTGATTCATCAGTAATTATATTTAAATGAATACCTCTAGGCCGCTGCTTCAACGGGATAAACACTTACTTTTTTACGCTTACCTCTTTTGTACTCGAATTTAACTACCCCGTCAATGAGGGCAAAGAGAGTGTCATCGCTGCCCCTACCGACGTTTTCGCCGGGGTAGAATTTAGTGCCACGCTGACGTACTAGGATGTTACCGGCCTTAACAAATTGGCCGCCAAAGCGCTTGACACCTAGACGTTTGGCTTTTGAGTCTCTGCCGTTCCTCGTACTACCAGTACCTTTCTTATGTGCCATAGCTTCACTCCTACAACCGTACTGTTTGTATTTTACAATACCTTAGGCTGCTTGGGTTTGGGCTTGGGCGGGTTTAGCAGCCAGGATATCTTCACCGAGACTAATAGAGTCTATCATTACACGGGTTAACTCTTGTCGATGTCCTCTTTTTTTGCGGGTTTTCTTTTTGGGCCTCATCTTGTAGACGATGATTTTTTTCCCGCGGTAGTGACTTAGGATAGTGCCTTTTACTGTAGCCTTCTCGATGTAAGGCTGTCCCACATGGATATTATCTTCGTGGTTTATGAGAAGTACTTTATCAATGGTGATTTCACTGTTGACTTCTTGATGGATTCTGTCTACCTCGTAGTATCTACCGGCTTCGACTTTCAGTTGTTTCCCGCACAGTTCGATTATGGCGTATGTCATAGGTTTTTCAGTTTCCCTTGTTTACTGCCGTACAGGTAGCAGTGTTTTTCAAGGCACTGCCTTTTTCCCCACCTGGTCCGAGCAGATTAATTGACACAATCTCTGATTGTACCCCTAAATTCTGGCGAATGTCAACTGGGGGTGCGGATGCCAAATTTAACATCAATGGGGCTGTTGGGGATAATGGGTTGAATGGTCCAGAATTGTTGTAGTTTTTGGAGGAAGGTGTCTTGTTGTTTTCTAAGGTTATCTAGGTTGTTGCCGTAGTTTACAATGGCAAAGTACACCTTGCCTTTTTCTGCGGTGGGTATAACCCCTGCCAGGGCACTGACTACGGCTAGAGTTCCAGTTTTACAGGGTATACCCCTGGGAATCTTACGGTGTTCTATAGTTCCTTTGTAGTCTATACTTGCTACAGGAAATAGGTCCCCCAGATTGTAATTAGTGTCTTCCAACATCATGTCTAGGGCCATTAACATTCTAGCGGCCGCCCGGGGGGAAATGCGGTTGCCTTCTCCCAACCATGAACCATTTACTAGGATAATTTCATTTTGTGGGACCTTTGCCACTGTGGAGGCTATTGTGGCTATTTTGGCTCCTCCTCCCATTTGTCTAGCTAGGGCTTCGGCTATATGATTGTTACTATAAACGTTCATCAGTCGGAGTATTTCCCTCAGGGTTAGGGATTGGTGGGTTAGTAGCAGCTGAGAGTTACCGGGTTTTCGGTTACTTGTTTTTACTGAGCCCCCTATGACAATCTGGGGACGGCTAAAAGATTCTTGGATTTCCCGGTATTGTTTTTCAATAGCGGGGGACCAATTTTGGGCATTTAGGGCCTGTTTTAACATTTCGCCGCTTTTGAGGGGGTTGTCTTGGAAGTTCATCTGCCAGTGGCCCACAACTATTAAATCCCCCTCTACCCTTTTTATGCCTAATTTCTCTAGGCGGTTGGCTAGGGCTATGGCCTCTTCCCATACAAAAAGGGGGTCCCCTCCTGCTTCTACTATTATGTCCCCCTTAACCACACCCTCTTGGATATTGCCGGTGGTGTAAATGCGAGTGAGGAAACGATGTTCTAAGTCCCAGGTTTTCAACGCGGCGATGGTGGTGGCAATTTTGGTGAGGGATGCTGCCGGTGCGGGTATTTTCCCCCTATGATTAGCATGAATAGCCCAGTCTGATTGTACCCATATACCTTGTTGAGAAGAGGATAATCCCTGACTGGAGAGGGTGTCCAGATATTCTTGCAAAACCCGTTGAACTCGGGTGTCAGGGGTGGTGTCTAATTGAAATATCTCCGCCCGGTGCCAGGGTATTACTGGTGGTTTTTGGGGAGATTGGGGGGAAAATAGGGATAGTAAAAAGCCCAAAAGCTCAGCAATCCACATGTTGCCTACTGAAACGACTCCTAGCCAATTCCACTAGCTAGTGGGGCTATTCTACCATTGGACTGCCTTTCTCAACCGGTAACGTAAATAAATAGCAACCCCATTCATAAACAGGGTAAGGAGCACCAAAACGGCACCTGCGGCGGCAGCATTGGCCTGAAAATCAGTGCTCGCGCGGGAAATCCAGTTAAACATTTGAATGGGCACCACCGTGAAGGGGGCCTGTAGCCACTGAAAGGATATAAAGGGGAACTTAGAGGTAAAGGGGGCTTCTGGCAAGAAGGCAATATAGGTGAGGGCTCCCACAGTGATTAGGGGGGCTGTTTCTCCTATGGCCCGGGAGACGGCCACTATTATACCAGTCAGAATACTACCCAGGGAGTAGGGCAAAACATGATCCCAAATTACCTGCCATTTGCTGGCGCCCACTGCGTAAGCCGCCTCTTTCAAACTGGCGGGGATAGCCCTAATGGCCTCCCTGGAGACTACTACTACTGTTGGCAACATCAACAGGGCCACGGTCAAACCCCCTGTTAAGACACTTTCTCCCAGATTCCAGGATTGGACAAAAATCCCCAGGGCT
It encodes the following:
- the rplU gene encoding 50S ribosomal protein L21 — its product is MTYAIIELCGKQLKVEAGRYYEVDRIHQEVNSEITIDKVLLINHEDNIHVGQPYIEKATVKGTILSHYRGKKIIVYKMRPKKKTRKKRGHRQELTRVMIDSISLGEDILAAKPAQAQTQAA
- the pstA gene encoding phosphate ABC transporter permease PstA, whose product is MEVGDMESRENLKYRRWAEKIFAIVAVTLIVFALIVLLGLTAGMFIDGLPRLNWQFFMSFPSRHAKEAGLLSAWVGTVLVMSLAALFSIPVGIAAGIYLEEYGKDNWLAGLIEVNVTNLAAVPPIIYGLVALGIFVQSWNLGESVLTGGLTVALLMLPTVVVVSREAIRAIPASLKEAAYAVGASKWQVIWDHVLPYSLGSILTGIIVAVSRAIGETAPLITVGALTYIAFLPEAPFTSKFPFISFQWLQAPFTVVPIQMFNWISRASTDFQANAAAAGAVLVLLTLFMNGVAIYLRYRLRKAVQW
- a CDS encoding D-alanyl-D-alanine carboxypeptidase, which produces MWIAELLGFLLSLFSPQSPQKPPVIPWHRAEIFQLDTTPDTRVQRVLQEYLDTLSSQGLSSSQQGIWVQSDWAIHANHRGKIPAPAASLTKIATTIAALKTWDLEHRFLTRIYTTGNIQEGVVKGDIIVEAGGDPLFVWEEAIALANRLEKLGIKRVEGDLIVVGHWQMNFQDNPLKSGEMLKQALNAQNWSPAIEKQYREIQESFSRPQIVIGGSVKTSNRKPGNSQLLLTHQSLTLREILRLMNVYSNNHIAEALARQMGGGAKIATIASTVAKVPQNEIILVNGSWLGEGNRISPRAAARMLMALDMMLEDTNYNLGDLFPVASIDYKGTIEHRKIPRGIPCKTGTLAVVSALAGVIPTAEKGKVYFAIVNYGNNLDNLRKQQDTFLQKLQQFWTIQPIIPNSPIDVKFGIRTPS
- the rpmA gene encoding 50S ribosomal protein L27; the encoded protein is MAHKKGTGSTRNGRDSKAKRLGVKRFGGQFVKAGNILVRQRGTKFYPGENVGRGSDDTLFALIDGVVKFEYKRGKRKKVSVYPVEAAA